In Luteimonas viscosa, the following proteins share a genomic window:
- a CDS encoding OmpA family protein: protein MLSNGYGQARAAAAGVVLALIAGFAGLAASPVLAQSASLTNVATVAAPEGTTDTDPGNNTDGATVTVSAAAPYSFCTAPGGSATSNAIYSFVNGVEISRYEPGAASDATVPELALPTVGGNVNALMIDPVRDRMLFHATTGSMIWAYDADNGGWYQALASGLSSSDFPRAGMAPDGVGYLIASGSSPVVIRLTADATGFGYSAQDIGNLQYDFAPTDPGSGDVAFDADGFGWIAAGQDLYRIDFSTPGSPQATRQTRPLLDGQPSTIQWAGVAFADDGRLFVANNSSPSQYYAYDPATGTLAAQAPTSANGSRDLASCAFPEIAQAELSVVKTLAEVNGAPYVDGAAVAAGDVLSYAITIDNAGGAVGTLFAGDVAETVPANSAYVAAGNDFTCTGSACTNTSAFNVPANGSAVLDFVVQVDDPLPANVTSIANAVSFPNGSIDCTAAGNDCEELTPLGPASSVEKASSPASGSPVSAGETIDYTLTVTVANAATTEAITLTDTLGAGLTLDGALPAGCTAAGQVVTCVLAAGAGVGPHVFEYSATVDSDATGTVGNVVVPTTPPGGDPDPDCTSCETGHPLAPATSVAKSSTPAPGTSVSPGQAIDYTLTVTVANAATTEAITLTDTLGAGLTLDGALPAGCTSGGQVVTCVLAAGAAVGVHTFDYAATVDADATGSVGNVVVATTPPGGDPDPECTSCETGHPLTPATSVAKSSTPAAGTPVVPGQAIDYTLAVTVANAATTEAITLTDTLGAGLTLDGALPVGCTAAGQVVTCVLAAGATVGVHTFDYTATVDADATGSVGNVVVATTPPGGDPDPECTSCETEHPLTPATTVTKSSNPASGATVTPGQTIDYTLAVTVANAATTEAITLTDTLGAGLTLEGAFPAGCTASGQVVTCVLAAGAAVGVHTFEYAATVDGDATGTVGNVVVPSTPPGGDPDPECTTCSTRHEVEPTSITVVKSSDPAPGSEVAPGDTLTYTLTATIANSATTEVLTLVDVPGEGLGFGEVTSAGAFACSGSLTCTLPAGTLPGTYALSYTATVDADATGTLRNAVTASNQPGGSDPEPECTTCETEHEVLPTSITVAKSSDPAPGSEVSPGDTLAYTLTVTVAHSATTQVLTLVDTLGEGLGFGEVTDAGAFACTGSLTCTLPAETVPGTYALTYTATVDADAAGTLGNVVTASNPPGGDPEPECTTCATEHDVIAPVVTVTKSSDPGSDTPVRAGDVITYTLQATVERSSTREVLTLDDTLGEGLSFGEVTDAGAFACTGTLTCTLPAGTLPGTYALTYTATVDADATVIVSNVVAASGGTGTGGQPPTCGSCNTQHPLVEPRIVIAKQATPGEDQEVGVGDVIEYTLTATVENSATRADVRLVDTPGPGLALGALPAGCAAQGATVVCTLPTGTVPGDYAFTYPATVTADASGSVGNVVVGESSDVEPECTVCETRHELSDDALLRIVKSVAVRNVAIGDLVRYTLAVENIGAVNVTGATLVDTPPDGFSYVEGSMAVTDRDGAFTLDGRYPLRIGGLDIEAGGQATIVYLLRVGAGVRAGTHVNEAVAVDGANTPISNVATAQVALDADPLLDDSLVFGTVFDDRDGDGWQDRADLGDVRVQGGFAPAAYVAGSTTIDRGDGPQPVADASAPLLHGIDVGAIAARQSEADPVEARQVVIRQRLRSADFTGDFVLSSAQGVTLRMDAAGNPTLERSGEAAKGLNAAEPTVERVVSAVEGGFDVAYVISNAGIDERGIPGVRIASVEGVLIETDQYGRYHLADVHGGDWGHGRNFILKVDPATLPPGTPFTTANPLVRRVTPGLPVRFDFGVQLPVQVLPGGERRVELELGEVIFAPGSTEVREAYLPAITRMAEQFERHRGGEVAITADGDSEGLAFARAAAVRDALQAQVAAEAQAGLSVVLRTRVEDPHSLVAGVDAGGALLGTVLFDTDQSRIRPEFEDLLDAVARRLEQLGGGVVAIVGHTDVRGSHAYNAALGLRRASAVQQALAQRLSPEVRAKVRVEASSDPAAPVGTERR from the coding sequence GCGGCGCCCGAGGGCACCACCGATACCGATCCCGGCAACAACACCGACGGCGCGACGGTCACGGTCTCGGCGGCCGCGCCCTACAGCTTCTGCACCGCGCCAGGTGGAAGCGCGACTTCCAACGCGATCTACAGCTTCGTCAACGGCGTGGAGATCTCGCGCTACGAACCCGGCGCGGCGTCCGATGCGACGGTGCCGGAGCTGGCGCTGCCGACGGTGGGTGGCAACGTCAACGCGTTGATGATCGATCCGGTGCGCGATCGCATGCTGTTCCATGCGACCACGGGTTCGATGATCTGGGCCTACGACGCCGACAACGGCGGCTGGTACCAGGCGCTCGCCTCCGGGCTGTCGAGCAGCGACTTCCCGCGTGCCGGCATGGCGCCCGACGGCGTCGGCTACCTGATCGCCAGCGGTTCTTCGCCGGTGGTGATCCGGCTGACCGCCGACGCGACCGGGTTCGGCTACAGCGCGCAGGACATCGGCAACCTGCAGTACGACTTCGCGCCCACCGATCCGGGCTCGGGCGACGTCGCCTTCGATGCCGACGGGTTCGGCTGGATCGCCGCGGGACAGGACCTGTACCGCATCGATTTCTCGACGCCGGGCAGCCCGCAGGCCACCCGCCAGACGCGGCCGCTGCTCGACGGGCAGCCGTCGACTATCCAGTGGGCGGGCGTGGCGTTCGCGGACGACGGGCGCCTGTTCGTGGCCAACAACTCCAGTCCCAGCCAGTACTACGCCTACGACCCGGCGACGGGCACCCTGGCGGCACAGGCGCCGACCAGCGCCAACGGTTCCCGCGACCTGGCGTCCTGTGCATTCCCGGAGATCGCCCAGGCCGAGCTGTCGGTGGTCAAGACGCTGGCCGAAGTGAACGGTGCGCCATACGTCGACGGTGCGGCGGTCGCCGCGGGCGACGTGCTGTCGTACGCGATCACCATCGACAACGCCGGTGGCGCCGTGGGCACGCTGTTCGCCGGCGACGTGGCCGAGACCGTGCCGGCCAACAGCGCCTACGTGGCCGCAGGCAACGACTTCACCTGCACCGGCAGCGCCTGCACCAACACCAGCGCGTTCAACGTGCCGGCGAACGGCAGCGCGGTGCTGGACTTCGTGGTGCAGGTCGACGATCCCCTGCCGGCGAACGTCACCAGCATCGCCAATGCGGTGAGCTTCCCCAACGGTTCGATCGACTGCACCGCGGCCGGCAACGATTGCGAGGAACTCACGCCCCTCGGTCCCGCGAGCTCGGTGGAGAAGGCCTCGAGCCCGGCTTCCGGCTCCCCGGTGAGCGCCGGCGAGACGATCGACTACACACTGACGGTGACCGTGGCCAATGCGGCGACGACCGAAGCGATCACGCTGACCGACACGCTGGGCGCGGGCCTGACGCTGGACGGCGCGTTGCCGGCCGGCTGCACCGCGGCTGGCCAGGTGGTGACCTGCGTGCTGGCGGCAGGCGCCGGGGTGGGCCCGCACGTTTTCGAATACAGCGCGACGGTCGACAGCGACGCCACCGGGACGGTCGGCAACGTGGTGGTCCCGACCACGCCGCCGGGCGGCGATCCGGATCCGGACTGCACCAGCTGCGAAACCGGACATCCACTGGCGCCTGCGACTTCGGTGGCGAAGAGTTCGACGCCGGCCCCGGGTACCAGCGTCAGCCCGGGCCAGGCGATCGACTACACCCTGACGGTGACGGTGGCCAATGCGGCGACGACCGAGGCGATCACGCTGACCGACACGCTGGGCGCGGGCCTGACGCTGGACGGCGCGCTGCCGGCCGGCTGCACGTCCGGCGGCCAGGTGGTGACCTGCGTGCTGGCGGCCGGTGCCGCGGTGGGCGTGCACACGTTCGACTACGCCGCGACCGTGGATGCCGACGCGACCGGTTCGGTCGGCAACGTAGTGGTCGCGACGACACCCCCGGGCGGCGACCCGGACCCGGAGTGCACCAGCTGCGAAACCGGACATCCGCTGACCCCGGCGACGTCGGTGGCGAAGAGTTCGACGCCGGCCGCGGGCACGCCCGTGGTCCCGGGTCAGGCCATCGACTACACGCTGGCGGTGACGGTGGCGAATGCGGCCACCACCGAGGCGATCACGCTGACCGACACGCTGGGCGCGGGCCTGACGCTGGACGGCGCGCTGCCGGTCGGCTGCACCGCCGCTGGCCAGGTGGTGACCTGCGTGCTGGCGGCCGGTGCCACGGTGGGCGTGCACACGTTCGACTACACCGCGACCGTGGATGCCGACGCGACCGGTTCGGTCGGCAACGTGGTCGTGGCGACGACCCCGCCCGGCGGCGACCCTGATCCGGAGTGCACGAGCTGCGAAACCGAACATCCGCTGACCCCGGCGACCACGGTGACGAAGAGTTCGAACCCGGCCTCGGGTGCGACCGTGACCCCGGGCCAGACGATCGACTACACGCTGGCGGTGACCGTCGCCAACGCCGCGACCACCGAAGCGATCACGCTGACCGATACCCTGGGCGCGGGCCTCACGCTGGAAGGCGCATTTCCGGCCGGCTGCACGGCGAGCGGCCAGGTGGTGACCTGCGTGCTGGCGGCCGGTGCCGCGGTCGGCGTGCACACGTTCGAATACGCCGCGACCGTGGATGGCGATGCGACCGGTACGGTCGGCAACGTGGTGGTCCCTTCGACCCCGCCCGGCGGCGATCCGGATCCGGAGTGCACCACCTGTTCGACCCGGCACGAAGTGGAGCCGACCTCGATCACGGTGGTGAAGTCGTCCGATCCCGCGCCGGGCAGCGAAGTGGCGCCGGGCGACACCCTGACCTACACCCTGACGGCGACGATCGCCAACTCGGCCACGACCGAGGTGCTGACGCTGGTCGACGTGCCGGGCGAAGGCCTGGGCTTCGGAGAAGTGACGAGCGCCGGCGCGTTCGCCTGCAGCGGATCGCTGACCTGCACCCTGCCGGCGGGCACGCTGCCGGGCACGTATGCACTGAGCTACACCGCGACCGTCGATGCCGACGCGACCGGCACGTTGCGAAATGCGGTGACAGCCAGCAACCAGCCGGGCGGTTCTGATCCCGAACCGGAATGCACCACGTGCGAGACCGAGCATGAAGTGCTGCCGACCTCGATCACGGTGGCGAAGTCGTCCGATCCCGCGCCGGGCAGCGAAGTCTCGCCGGGCGACACTCTGGCCTACACGCTGACGGTGACGGTGGCGCACTCGGCCACGACCCAGGTGCTGACGCTGGTCGACACCCTCGGCGAGGGCCTGGGCTTCGGTGAGGTGACCGATGCGGGCGCGTTCGCGTGCACCGGGTCGCTGACCTGCACGCTGCCCGCGGAGACGGTGCCTGGGACCTACGCGTTGACCTACACCGCAACGGTGGACGCCGATGCGGCCGGCACGCTGGGCAACGTGGTGACGGCGAGCAACCCGCCGGGCGGCGATCCGGAACCGGAGTGCACCACGTGTGCGACCGAACACGACGTGATCGCGCCGGTGGTCACCGTGACCAAGTCCTCCGATCCGGGCAGCGACACCCCGGTGCGTGCGGGCGACGTCATCACCTACACCCTGCAGGCGACGGTCGAACGTTCGTCGACGCGCGAGGTGCTGACCCTGGACGACACCCTGGGCGAGGGCCTGAGCTTCGGCGAGGTGACCGATGCGGGCGCGTTCGCCTGCACCGGCACGCTGACCTGCACGCTGCCGGCGGGCACGCTGCCGGGCACGTACGCGCTGACCTACACGGCGACGGTGGATGCCGATGCGACCGTCATCGTGAGCAACGTGGTCGCCGCCAGCGGCGGCACCGGCACCGGCGGCCAGCCGCCGACGTGCGGCAGTTGCAATACCCAGCATCCCCTGGTCGAACCGCGGATCGTCATCGCCAAGCAGGCGACGCCCGGCGAGGACCAGGAAGTCGGCGTCGGCGACGTCATCGAGTACACGCTGACGGCGACGGTGGAGAACTCCGCCACGCGCGCCGACGTGCGGCTGGTCGACACCCCGGGGCCGGGCCTCGCGCTGGGCGCGCTGCCGGCGGGCTGCGCCGCGCAGGGCGCCACGGTGGTCTGCACCCTGCCGACCGGCACCGTGCCGGGCGACTACGCCTTCACCTACCCGGCCACGGTCACGGCGGACGCCAGCGGCAGCGTCGGGAACGTGGTGGTGGGCGAATCCAGCGACGTCGAGCCCGAATGCACCGTCTGCGAAACCCGGCACGAGCTGTCCGACGACGCGCTGCTGCGCATCGTCAAGAGCGTGGCCGTGCGCAACGTCGCGATCGGCGACCTGGTCCGCTACACCCTGGCGGTCGAGAACATCGGTGCGGTGAACGTGACCGGCGCCACCCTCGTCGACACCCCGCCGGACGGCTTCAGCTACGTCGAGGGCTCGATGGCGGTGACCGACCGCGACGGTGCCTTCACCCTGGACGGGCGGTATCCGCTGCGCATCGGCGGGCTCGACATCGAGGCCGGCGGGCAGGCGACCATCGTCTACCTGTTGCGCGTAGGCGCCGGCGTGCGCGCCGGCACGCACGTCAACGAAGCGGTCGCGGTCGACGGGGCGAACACGCCGATCTCGAACGTCGCCACCGCGCAGGTCGCGCTCGACGCCGATCCGCTGCTCGACGACAGTCTGGTCTTCGGCACGGTCTTCGACGATCGCGACGGCGACGGCTGGCAGGATCGCGCGGACCTGGGCGACGTGCGCGTGCAGGGCGGCTTCGCGCCCGCGGCCTACGTCGCCGGTTCGACCACGATCGATCGTGGCGACGGTCCGCAGCCGGTGGCCGATGCCAGCGCACCGCTGCTGCACGGCATCGACGTGGGTGCGATCGCGGCGCGGCAGTCCGAAGCCGACCCGGTGGAGGCGCGCCAGGTGGTGATCCGCCAGCGCCTGCGCTCGGCCGATTTCACCGGCGATTTCGTGCTGAGCAGCGCCCAGGGCGTGACCCTGCGCATGGACGCCGCCGGCAACCCCACGCTCGAACGCAGCGGCGAGGCGGCGAAGGGGTTGAACGCGGCAGAGCCGACGGTCGAGCGCGTGGTGTCCGCGGTGGAAGGCGGGTTCGACGTGGCCTACGTCATCTCCAATGCGGGCATCGACGAGCGCGGCATTCCCGGCGTGCGCATCGCATCGGTGGAGGGCGTGCTGATCGAGACCGACCAGTACGGCCGCTACCACCTGGCCGACGTGCACGGCGGCGACTGGGGCCATGGCCGCAACTTCATCCTCAAGGTCGATCCGGCCACGCTGCCGCCGGGCACGCCGTTCACCACCGCCAATCCGCTGGTGCGGCGCGTGACCCCGGGCCTGCCGGTGCGCTTCGACTTCGGCGTGCAACTGCCGGTGCAGGTGCTGCCGGGCGGCGAGCGCCGGGTGGAACTGGAACTGGGCGAGGTGATCTTCGCCCCCGGCAGCACCGAGGTGCGCGAGGCCTACCTGCCGGCGATTACGCGAATGGCGGAGCAGTTCGAGCGCCATCGCGGTGGCGAGGTGGCGATCACCGCCGACGGCGACAGCGAGGGCCTGGCCTTCGCCCGCGCGGCCGCGGTGCGCGATGCGCTGCAGGCGCAGGTGGCGGCCGAGGCGCAGGCCGGCCTCAGCGTGGTCCTGCGCACGCGCGTCGAGGATCCGCACAGCCTGGTCGCGGGCGTGGATGCCGGCGGCGCATTGCTGGGCACGGTGCTGTTCGACACCGACCAGTCGCGGATCCGGCCCGAGTTCGAAGACCTGCTCGACGCGGTCGCGAGACGGCTCGAGCAACTCGGCGGCGGCGTGGTGGCGATCGTCGGACACACCGACGTCCGCGGCTCGCACGCCTACAACGCCGCGCTCGGACTGCGACGCGCCAGCGCGGTGCAGCAGGCGCTCGCGCAGCGCTTGAGTCCGGAGGTCCGCGCCAAGGTGCGGGTCGAGGCAAGCAGCGATCCGGCGGCCCCCGTCGGCACGGAACGCAGGTAA